A genomic region of Colletotrichum destructivum chromosome 5, complete sequence contains the following coding sequences:
- a CDS encoding Putative glycoside hydrolase family 47, six-hairpin glycosidase-like superfamily, with the protein MLSRCGRLVGVGNWSYCLLSSICPHCQLETNLQTGSLFVLLPYTHHDTTMGSSPNRQGRNSPTRHKVISPIKDSFQEPVRVHENGKTRLRRRIRNIVIMLSLTGLAILLLAGYLSDNALGHTHYAPQSQFVNWDDRREEVKESFMTSWNAYKKYAWGNDVFHPISNKGEIMFPKGLGWIIVDSLDTMMLMNLTEPLADARKWLHRSLTWDQDQDINTFETTIRMMGGLLSAHYLSTRLPHIASRRESVYLFKAVDHADRLLVAFESDSGIPYASVNIGKREGIVSHADSGASSTAEAATVQLEMKYLSYLTGNEIYWQKAESVMQVLDDQKAKAGLVPIFVHPIHGHFTTREVRLGSRGDSYYEYLIKQYLQTASRHDHTQRSAQVRRGAPHGNWRAPFTQDGSPRMLPPGNDCNGSKSTTLSCLARLTCLCSATEGRTLAEARRDPDWTKHHENDIDLAIELMNTCRGMYAVTDTGLAPEITWFNASEADLQPRPGDRWLRRESSALSKWKKDYTIKPLDAHNLQRPETVESLFMMYRITGNSMYREWGWKIFQSFQAHTLVPGGEGYTSLNDVRTVPPTTRDNVESFWLAETLKYFYLLFSPTDYMPLTEVVFNTEAHPFPRFLPRGSLKTGWQRLPR; encoded by the exons ATGCTCTCCCGTTGCGGGCGCTTAGTTGGCGTTGGGAACTGGTCTTATTGCCTCTTGTCATCGATATGTCCCCATTGCCAGCTGGAGACCAATCTCCAGACCGGATCGCtctttgttcttcttccctaCACACATCACGACACGACAATGGGATCTTCTCCGAACAGGCAGGGACGAAACTCGCCCACTAGGCACAAAGTCATTAGCCCAATCAAAGACAGTTTTCAGGAACCCGTACGTGTACACGAGAATGGGAAGACAAGATTGAGAAGAAGAATCCGCAATATTGTCATCATGTTATCTCTCACGGGTCTCGCGATTCTTCTCCTCGCTGGATATTTGTCAGACAATGCCCTCGGACATACCCACTACGCACCCCAATCCCAATTCGTTAATTGGGACGACCGGAGAGAGGAAGTCAAAGAATCATTCATGACAAGTTGGAACGCTTATAAGAAGTATGCATGGG GCAACGATGTGTTCCACCCCATTTCGAACAAGGGCGAAATTATGTTCCCCAAGGGCCTCGGCTGGATCATTGTGGATAGCCTCGACACGATGATGCTCATGAACCTGACTGAGCCCCTCGCTGATGCACGAAAGTGGCTGCATCGCAGTCTTACCTGGGACCAAGACCAGGACATCAACACATTCGAGACGACGATCCGCATGATGGGCGGGTTGCTTTCAGCTCACTATTTATCCACAAGACTGCCACACATTGCCTCTAGGAGGGAATCGGTCTACTTGttcaaggccgtcgaccaTGCGGACCGGCTCTTGGTCGCGTTCGAGTCCGACTCGGGCATACCATATGCCAGCGTCAACATTGGGAAGCGAGAAGGAATCGTTTCCCACGCAGATAGCGGCGCTTCCTCCACGGCGGAGGCCGCCACCGTCCAGCTCGAAATGAAATACCTGTCATACTTGACGGGGAACGAAATCTACTGGCAGAAAGCAGAAAGCGTCATGCAAGTGCTGGACGACCAGAAGGCGAAGGCAGGGCTGGTGCCCATATTCGTACACCCGATTCACGGACATTTCACAACGAGAGAGGTACGGTTGGGGAGCCGAGGCGATTCTTACTACG AGTACCTCATCAAGCAATACCTACAAACAG CATCTCGTCACGACCACACGCAACGCAGCGCTCAAGTTCGTCGCGGAGCTCCCCACGGGAATTGGAGGGCCCCTTTCACCCAAGATGGATCACCTCGTATGCTTCCTCCCGGGAACGATTGCAATGGCAGTAAGTCTACCACTCTGTCGTGTTTGGCCCGTCTGACGTGTCTGTGCTCGGCCACGGAGGGACGTACCTTGGCTGAGGCACGCCGCGACCCGGACTGGACGAAACACCATGAGAACGATATCGACCTCGCCATAGAACTCATGAACACATGCAGGGGCATGTATGCCGTCACGGATACCGGCCTTGCTCCCGAGATCACCTGGTTCAATGCATCCGAGGCGGATCTGCAACCTCGACCTGGCGATAGGTGGTTACGTAGGGAAAGTAGCG CCCTGTCAAAATGGAAAAAGGACTACACCATCAAGCCTCTGGATGCACACAACCTTCAAAGGCCCGAGACCGTTGAGAGTCTCTTCATGATGTACCGCATCACAGGGAACTCGATGTACCGCGAGTGGGGCTGGAAAATCTTCCAATCGTTCCAGGCGCACACACTTGTGCCTGGCGGAGAGGGATACACGAGTCTCAACGATGTTCGAACGGTTCCGCCAACGACCAGAGACAACGTGGAGAGTTTTTGGCTG GCCGAAACTCTCAAGTACTTTTATTTGCTGTTCTCGCCCACGGATTATATGCCGTTGACGGAAGTTGTCTTTAACACCGAAGCCCACCCCTTCCCAAGATTTTTACCAAGGGGGTCGTTGAAGACGGGCTGGCAGAGATTACCACGCTAA
- a CDS encoding Putative FAD/NAD(P)-binding domain superfamily: MAARIAAFLGALPFVVSVVIPDSAATKIVHKDVVILGGGASGSHAAIRLREDYNKTIIVVEKQARIGGHVATFTDPETGNNYDYGVNSYTDYTGAREFVARLNVSVATPARLALTTTYADFKTGKPTNYSLPAAADTTAALRTYLALCERYEENLLPSYAKFPNVTEGIPKDLTLPFIDFVKKYAIEAAVPRIFQVTGLGMDDFARQSTLYVMQTFGAPITRSFLGIVGSFVPVSKRNSDIYDAIARRLGNDVMYSSTAIQTARSDNGVEVLVESADKSRTLIRAKKLLISFEPTLHNLNGIDIDEEETSVFEKWSWSTVYAGIVSHPSLPRLASYTNTAPSRWMSLPELPFVGRFDYLGDDNYRVLVSGDRNFNSREARKLVQESLKQLAAAGTVPGLGNGAVQIKAWADHGAMQLHFERKYLEAGAIAKLYALQGRRSTYFTGGAWSAQFTTILWETNNQYVLPKLLADL, encoded by the exons ATGGCTGCACGCATTGCCGCTTTCCTTGGCGCTTTGCCCTTTGTGGTCTCAGTTGTCATCCCCGATAGTGCCGCCACGAAGATCGTTCACAAGGACGTTGTCATTCTCGGCGGAGGCGCATCCGGGTCTCATGCCGCCATCAGGCTTCGCGAGGACTACAACAAGACGATTATCGTCGTCGAGAAACAAGCCCGCATC GGTGGCCATGTTGCGACCTTCACTGATCCCGAGACGGGCAACAACTACGACTACGGCGTCAACTCCTACACCGATTACACGGGTGCCCGCGAATTCGTCGCGCGTCTGAACGTCTCGGTCGCgacgcccgcccgcctggCCCTGACTACCACCTACGCCGATTTCAAGACTGGCAAGCCGACAAACTACTcgctgccggccgccgctgacACCACGGCCGCCCTGAGGACTTACCTTGCGCTCTGCGAGAGGTACGAGGAGAACCTCCTCCCTTCGTACGCCAAGTTCCCAAACGTCACCGAGGGCATCCCGAAAGATCTCACACTGCCATTCATTGACTTCGTCAAGAAGTACGCtatcgaggccgccgtcccgCGCATCTTCCAGGTCACCGGTCTGGGTATGGATGACTTCGCCCGCCAGTCGACGCTGTACGTCATGCAGACCTTTGGCGCGCCCATCACGCGGTCCTTCTTGGGAATTGTAGGGTCGTTCGTCCCCGTTTCTAAGAGGAACTCTGACATCtacgacgccatcgccaggCGTCTCGGTAACGACGTCATGTACTCTTCCACCGCCATTCAGACAGCCCGTTCTGACAACGGCGTCGAAGTCCTTGTCGAGAGTGCGGACAAATCGCGTACCCTCATCCGCGCCAAGAAGCTCCTCATTTCTTTCGAGCCGACCCTGCACAACTTGAACGgaatcgacatcgacgaggaggaaacCTCTGTCTTTGAGAAGTGGAGCTGGTCCACTGTCTATGCTGGCATTGTCTCCCACCCGTCTCTGCCCAGGCTTGCCTCCTACACCAATACCGCCCCCTCTAGGTGGATGTCCCTCCCGGAGCTCCCCTTTGTCGGCCGCTTCGACTACCTTGGCGACGACAATTACCGCGTCCTGGTCAGTGGCGACAGAAACTTCAACAGCCGCGAGGCGCGGAAGCTCGTCCAGGAGTCACTAAAGCAgctcgccgcggccgggaCCGTTCCTGGCCTGGGTAACGGCGCTGTTCAGATCAAGGCCTGGGCCGACCATGGCGCCATGCAGCTTCACTTTGAGAGGAAATACCTCGAGGCTGGGGCTATCGCTAAACTATACGCGCTCCAGGGCCGCAGGAGCACCTACTTCACCGGCGGCGCGTGGTCTGCGCAGTTCACCACCATCTTGTGGGAGACTAACAACCAATACGTGCTGCCCAAACTATTAGCCGATTTGTAA
- a CDS encoding Putative D-isomer specific 2-hydroxyacid dehydrogenase, catalytic domain-containing protein has protein sequence MKLLYPTSLKLDVDSLQGFSVELVPYDVKTTIPEEHTDAEGLITWTNTADNLKDAAARLKNLKWIQSLAAGPNDVLNAGFDTSKITVTTGSGLHDHTVAEHALGLLLNAARRFYEMRDYQLQGKWPGHLGGPQPDRPAGAFTTLRDARVLVWGFGNIAKALTPHLRGLGAHVKGIARHQGVRDGVEVYGEDKLPELLPETDALVMILPGSDATKNALNAERLRLLPKHAWIVNVGRGTSVDEDALVDALEQGEVGGAALDVFVTEPLPESSRLWKAPNVVVSPHAAGGRPQGAEELIAYNLRRYRAGQSLKNVI, from the coding sequence ATGAAGCTCCTCTACCCCACGTCCCtcaagctcgacgtcgacagcCTCCAGGGCTTCTCGGTCGAGCTCGTCCCCTACGACGTCAAGACGACCATCCCCGAGGAGcacaccgacgccgagggcctcATCACCTGGACCAACACGGCCGACAAcctcaaggacgccgccgcccgcctcaaGAACCTCAAGTGGATCCAGTcgctcgccgccgggccCAACGAcgtcctcaacgccggcttcgacaCCTCCAAGatcaccgtcaccaccgGCTCCGGCCTCCACGACCacaccgtcgccgagcacgccctcggcctgctcctcAACGCCGCACGCCGCTTCTACGAGATGCGCGACTACCAGCTTCAGGGCAAGTGGCCCGGCCACCTCGGCGGGCCCCAGCCCGACCGtcccgccggcgccttcacCACCCTCCGCGACGCCCGCGTGCTCGTCTGGGGCTTCGGCAACATCGCAAAGGCCCTGACCCCGCAcctccgcggcctcggcgcccacGTCAAGGGCATCGCCCGCCACCAGGGCgtccgcgacggcgtcgaggtctacggcgaggacaagctgcccgagctgctgcccgagaccgacgccctcgtcatGATCCTCCCCGGCTCCGACGCCACCAAGAACGCGCTCAACGCCGAGCGCCTGAGGCTGCTGCCCAAGCACGCCTGGATCGTCAACGTCGGCCGCGGCACCTCGGTAGACGAGGACGCCCtggtcgacgccctcgagcagggcgaggtcggtggcgccgccctcgacgtcttcgtcaCCGAGCCCCTGCCCGAGTCGAGCCGGCTGTGGAAGGCgcccaacgtcgtcgtctcgccgcacgccgccggcggccggcccCAGGGAGCCGAGGAGCTGATCGCCTACAACCTGAGGCGGTACCGCGCCGGTCAGTCGCTGAAGAACGTCATCTGA
- a CDS encoding Putative major facilitator superfamily, MFS transporter superfamily encodes MSDTATQSEKNNGGDLVLAPVHPDTASVDAEAAHSYVIDPAAEARLVRKQDLRVLPMVFLMYFFTFLDRTNLGNAKVAGMEADLGLGTYGFNIGACLYYGIYFFADIPASLSVKKFGFIMLPISCIAFGIVTLCTAFITNEGSFFAIRLLLGLTESFQFPGLSYVVSRFYRRSEVTTRVSFFMLGAAGLASAFGGLLASGLLSLGSIGSVSSWRNIFLVEGIITVGVGIISLYLFPADPSKTRIFNEEERSLAMARIFHDQPAIREHKEKITWGLIKRGVVNVNVLVGAWIYICDQITVQGLSIFTVTILRLNYPGRSTVEIQLLSVPPPLFGMVFGLGVAYITMKTRKHGVAIAMCAALNVIGYSIWLASTNAQARYAAIFLNTAGGFSFGTLVLSWTLANAAPDTVRNVANGAVSGLANIGSITATWSYINTDAKTGYRIGNSLNTATAVSVIIASLGLVVHQKWENKKRAQGGRDYRLETTEEEVATLGHLHPEFRYIN; translated from the exons ATGTCCGACACCGCCACGCAGTCCGAGAAGAACAATGGCGGCGACCTCGTTCTGGCACCGGTCCATCCCGACACCGCCAGCGTCGACGCGGAAGCGGCGCACAGCTATGTCATCGACcccgcggccgaggcgagaCTGGTCCGCAAACAAGACCTGCGAGTGCTCCCCATGGTCTTCCTCATGTACTTCTTCACCTTCCTCGACCGGACGAACCTGGGCAACGCCAAAGTCGCCGGCATGGAGGCGGACCTGGGCCTGGGCACGTACGGCTTCAACATCGGCGCCTGCCTCTACTATGGCATCTACTTCTTCGCCGACATCCCCGCGTCGCTGAGCGTCAAGAAGTTCGGGTTCATCATGTTGCCCATCAGCTGCATCGCCTTTGGCATCGTGACTCTCTGCACGGCCTTTATCACAAACGAAGGCAGCTTCTTCGCGATCCGGttgctcctcggcctcaccGAGTCCTTCCAGTTCCCGGGCCTCAGCTACGTGGTGTCCCGGTTCTATCGCCGCAGCGAGGTGACCACAcgggtgtccttcttcatGCTTGGCGCGGCCGGGCTGGCCAGCGCTTTCGGCGGTCTCCTCGCCTCCGGACTGCTGTCGCTGGGAAGCATcggctccgtctcctcgtGGAGGAATATTTTCCTGGTCGAAGG AATAATCACAGTCGGCGTCGGGATCATCTCGCTCTATCTGTTCCCAGCCGATCCGTCCAAAACGCGCATCTTCAACGAAGAGGAGCGGAGCCTCGCAATGGCCCGCATCTTCCACGACCAGCCGGCCATTCGCGAGCACAAGGAGAAGATCACCTGGGGCCTCATCAAacgcggcgtcgtcaacgtcaacgtcctcgtcggcgcctgGATCTACATCTGCGACCAGATCACGGTCCAGGGTCTGTCCATCTTCACGGTCACGATCCTGAGACTCAACTACCCGGGCCGCTCCACCGTGGAGATCCAGCTGTTGTCGGTGCCTCCGCCATTGTTCGGCATGGTCTttggtctcggcgtcgcATACATCACCATGAAGACGCGCAAGCACGGAGTCGCCATTGCCATGTGCGCGGCCTTGAACGTCATCGGGTACTCCATCTGGCTGGCCTCGACGAACGCGCAGGCGAGATacgccgccatcttcctcaaCACGGCGGGGGGCTTCAGTTTCGGGACGTTG GTTCTGAGTTGGACTCTGGCCAACGCCGCTCCGGATACAGTGCGAAACGTAGCAAACGGCGCCGTGTCGGGTCTCGCCAACATCG GCTCCATCACCGCCACTTGGAGTTACATCAACACCGATGCGAAGACAGGTTACCGCATCGGCAATAGCTTGAACACGGCTACTGCGGTCTCGGTCATCATCGCATCCCTAGGACTTGTAGTTCATCAAAAATGGGAGAACAAGAAGCGTGCGCAGGGTGGCCGTGATTACCGCCTGGAGACCactgaggaggaggtggcgACGCTTGGTCACCTTCACCCAGAGTTTAGATACATCAACTGA
- a CDS encoding Putative short-chain dehydrogenase/reductase SDR, NAD(P)-binding domain superfamily, whose amino-acid sequence MVTAAQVRQSNAQLTAETTPRTALFVGGTSGIGKLTLIELVSLGFPVKAYVVGRKATEPAMRPLLEDLRQKNPSAELIWVEGEVSLLSETKRICELVKAKEPRLDFLCLTAGYGPFGGRNNTTEGLDVTHTLEYYGRMLFTLQLLPLLRAAPAPRVLTVLAGSMLSAKGFLPDDLNLERPGNFGGMRTQTHMAVMNTLFLDRLASEPGNGSVTFVHNWPGAVDTGNMARYHVPTTWSPMPWTNLMRPAFLFIGFDEKEAGERHVYNATSGEIGGSGPRIREEEEGGRNTRGVKGKRGMFLVNHKCEVSEKGEILEGLRREAQGRVWDKTMEILGPYL is encoded by the exons AtggtcaccgccgcccaagTACGGCAGTCCAATGCCCAACTCACGGCGGAAACAACACCGCGGACCGCCTTGTTCGTTGGCGGGACGTCAGGAATCGGCAAGCTCACACTCATCGAGCTCGTCTCCCTCGGTTTTCCCGTCAAGGCgtacgtcgtcggccgcaagGCGACCGAGCCCGCCATGAGACCGCTGCTCGAGGACCTGCGCCAGAAAAACCCGTCGGCCGAGCTCATCTGGGTCGAAGGAGAGGTTTCGCTCCTCTCCGAGACGAAGCGCATCTGTGAGCtggtcaaggccaaggagccACGGCTCGACTTCCTCTGCCTGACGGCGGGGTATGGCCCCTTTGGCGGAAGAAACA ACACTACAGAAGGATTGGACGTCACCCACACCCTGGAGTACTACGGCCGCATGCTCTTCACGCTGCaactcctccctctcctccgcGCTGCCCCCGCCCCGCGCGTGCTGACCGTGCTCGCTGGTAGCATGCTCTCGGCCAAGGGCTTCCTCCCCGACGACCTCAACCTCGAGAGACCGGGAAACTTTGGCGGCATGCGAACGCAGACGCACATGGCCGTTATGAACACGCTCTTCCTCGACCGGCTGGCTTCGGAGCCCGGCAACGGGAGCGTCACGTTCGTGCACAACTGGCCCGGCGCCGTGGACACGGGAAATATGGCGCGGTACCACGTCCCGACGACTTGGTCGCCGATGCCGTGGACTAACCTGATGAGGCCGGCGTTTCTGTTTATTGGGTTCGATGAGAAGGAGGCCGGGGAGAGGCATGTTTACAATGCCACGAGTGGGGAGATCGGAGGCAGCGGGCCCAGAAtccgggaggaggaggagggagggaggaacACGAGGGGGGtgaaggggaagagggggatgTTCTTGGTCAATCACAAGTGCGAGGTTTCCGAGAAGGGAGAGATTTTGGAAGGTTTGAGGCGAGAGGCGCAAGGGCGCGTTTGGGACAAGACGATGGAGATCCTAGGGCCGTACTTGTGA